One genomic segment of Nocardioides cavernaquae includes these proteins:
- a CDS encoding transglutaminaseTgpA domain-containing protein, with protein sequence MRRAGAQPLLTALTALTSWVILVAWERLSELPGDLLGQVFIGIALIAATGALLRLASLSWLVVLSGQLLVALLVVHGFWGSGGLPTPTSVRAAVEAVASAVDSAGTYRAPVGDDVPTILPLLLGGALAVHLVVDLVAVTLGRVAVAGLPLLMAYTVPVSILGTPTAWPAFVIGGACFLGMLFADERGRLERWGRRIETGDRPRGGALIGAAALTAAVLVSAVLPSQPTLTLPGFGTGNSGPVRITDPIADLKRDLVLGADIPLLRVKVTSGPSTPAPSYVRLTVLDEFDGKSWRPGDHPRPQSQSATGEIPLLGLDPSQPGETIGWQVSVTERLASSWLPTPRYLRSIEAGSDWRYGADTLDFRAVDDVTTAGLSYPLTEFRPTLTADQLAAAGPAPDQIQDDYTRLPRAADSLRTVAERETRGASTDYDRGVALQRFFQSEFTYSTRIAPGNGLAALEHFLSPDGREGYCEQFAAAMAVLARELDIPARVSVGFLSGDRTTTDTYEFSSHDLHAWPELYIAGAGWVMFEPTPTSHTVAVPGYTRPTAQPSSGPSATATPSTVRPSISAGTKPRPETGSSGQDTSSELLTTWLPAVGVGAFALLLLGALPRALRRRRRARRMAAATPEEMWAELRDTAIDLGVPWPEERSPRATGLALAGTVNSVPEAPAALRRLVTTLETARYAPAGEQPPLDDQLAVDTETCLEALRDGASPAAQRRARWWPRSLHRRTTRSGARVRQEHASGVVDQLDPPADA encoded by the coding sequence ATGAGGCGTGCCGGAGCACAGCCGCTCCTGACCGCTCTCACCGCGCTCACCTCGTGGGTCATCCTCGTTGCGTGGGAACGGCTCAGCGAGCTGCCGGGCGACCTGCTCGGACAGGTCTTCATCGGCATCGCCCTCATCGCCGCCACCGGCGCCCTGCTCCGCCTCGCCTCCCTGTCCTGGCTCGTGGTGCTCAGCGGCCAGCTGCTGGTTGCGCTGCTCGTGGTCCATGGCTTCTGGGGCTCCGGCGGGTTGCCGACGCCGACCTCGGTCCGGGCTGCCGTCGAGGCGGTCGCAAGCGCCGTCGACTCCGCGGGCACCTACCGAGCGCCGGTCGGCGACGACGTTCCGACGATCCTCCCGCTGCTGCTGGGCGGTGCCCTGGCCGTCCACCTGGTCGTCGACCTGGTGGCCGTCACCCTCGGCCGCGTGGCGGTGGCCGGGCTGCCGTTGCTGATGGCCTACACGGTGCCGGTGAGCATCCTCGGGACCCCGACCGCCTGGCCCGCCTTCGTGATCGGCGGTGCGTGCTTCCTGGGAATGCTCTTCGCTGACGAGCGCGGCCGGCTCGAGCGGTGGGGCCGCCGGATCGAGACCGGCGACCGACCACGCGGCGGAGCGCTGATCGGCGCCGCGGCGCTGACGGCGGCAGTCCTCGTCTCCGCAGTCCTTCCCAGCCAGCCCACGCTGACCCTTCCCGGGTTCGGCACCGGCAACTCCGGCCCGGTCCGGATCACCGACCCGATCGCCGACCTCAAGCGCGACCTCGTGCTCGGGGCGGACATCCCACTGCTCCGGGTGAAGGTGACCTCAGGGCCCAGCACCCCCGCCCCGTCCTACGTCCGGCTCACCGTGCTCGACGAGTTCGACGGGAAGTCATGGCGACCCGGCGACCACCCGCGGCCACAGAGCCAGTCGGCGACGGGCGAGATCCCGCTGCTCGGCCTTGACCCGAGCCAGCCCGGTGAGACCATCGGGTGGCAGGTGAGCGTCACCGAACGCCTCGCGTCCTCGTGGCTCCCGACCCCGCGCTACCTCCGCTCGATCGAAGCCGGCTCCGACTGGCGCTACGGCGCGGACACCCTCGACTTCCGCGCCGTCGACGACGTGACCACGGCTGGACTCTCCTATCCCCTGACCGAGTTCCGTCCCACCCTGACCGCCGACCAGCTCGCGGCGGCGGGTCCGGCGCCCGACCAGATCCAGGACGACTACACCCGGCTCCCGCGCGCCGCCGACAGCCTTCGCACCGTGGCGGAGCGGGAGACCCGGGGAGCGTCGACGGACTACGACCGCGGGGTGGCGTTGCAGCGGTTCTTCCAGTCGGAGTTCACCTACTCGACCCGGATCGCGCCCGGCAACGGGCTCGCCGCCCTGGAGCACTTCCTCAGCCCGGACGGCCGCGAGGGCTACTGCGAGCAGTTCGCTGCGGCAATGGCGGTGCTCGCCCGAGAGCTGGACATCCCTGCCCGCGTCTCCGTGGGGTTCCTGTCCGGCGACCGCACGACCACCGACACCTATGAGTTCAGCAGCCACGACCTGCACGCGTGGCCGGAGCTCTACATCGCAGGTGCCGGGTGGGTGATGTTCGAGCCGACGCCCACCTCGCACACCGTCGCCGTTCCCGGCTACACCCGCCCCACCGCGCAGCCGTCGAGCGGGCCCTCTGCGACTGCCACCCCGTCGACCGTTCGGCCGTCCATCTCGGCCGGCACGAAGCCACGCCCCGAGACCGGGTCGTCCGGGCAGGACACCTCCAGCGAGCTCCTCACGACCTGGCTTCCGGCAGTCGGCGTCGGCGCGTTCGCCCTGCTCCTGCTCGGAGCGCTGCCACGGGCACTGCGTCGCCGCCGCCGGGCCCGTCGGATGGCAGCAGCGACCCCCGAGGAGATGTGGGCCGAGCTCCGCGACACCGCTATCGACCTCGGCGTGCCGTGGCCCGAGGAACGGTCACCCCGCGCCACTGGTCTCGCGCTCGCCGGCACCGTCAACTCGGTGCCCGAAGCCCCGGCCGCGCTGCGACGACTGGTGACCACGCTCGAGACCGCGCGCTACGCGCCGGCCGGGGAGCAGCCACCGCTCGACGACCAGCTCGCCGTGGACACCGAAACCTGCCTCGAGGCGTTGCGCGACGGCGCATCGCCGGCAGCACAACGCCGGGCTCGCTGGTGGCCACGCTCACTGCACCGGCGTACGACGCGCAGCGGCGCACGCGTCAGGCAGGAACATGCTTCGGGCGTGGTCGATCAACTCGACCCGCCGGCAGACGCCTGA
- a CDS encoding DUF3040 domain-containing protein: MPLSEEELRLLEQMERALTEEDPKFASTLRGSSFRRAARQRALLAGVAFLGGVALLMTGR; encoded by the coding sequence ATGCCACTGTCGGAGGAGGAGCTTCGCCTGCTCGAGCAGATGGAGCGCGCACTCACCGAAGAGGACCCGAAGTTTGCGTCCACCTTGCGTGGCAGCTCGTTTCGTCGGGCCGCTCGTCAGCGTGCACTGCTGGCCGGGGTCGCGTTCCTCGGTGGAGTCGCCCTGCTGATGACGGGGCGGTGA